A genomic window from Gemmatimonadaceae bacterium includes:
- a CDS encoding DUF1801 domain-containing protein: MHKDIAAYIKHQDPAHRAVCTLLAKEIDARLAGAESKIWHRHPVWFLDGNPIVGFSKQKPGIRLMFWSGADFGEPGLDVIGGKFKDASVFFNAAAEVKPTVLRRWLKKAAAIQWDYKNLVRSKGKLARLK, encoded by the coding sequence ATGCACAAGGACATCGCCGCCTACATCAAGCACCAGGACCCCGCGCATCGTGCCGTCTGCACGCTGCTCGCCAAGGAGATCGACGCCAGGCTGGCTGGCGCCGAGTCCAAGATCTGGCATCGGCATCCGGTGTGGTTCCTCGACGGGAACCCCATCGTCGGCTTCAGCAAGCAGAAGCCCGGCATCCGCCTGATGTTCTGGAGCGGCGCCGACTTTGGCGAGCCGGGCCTCGACGTGATCGGCGGGAAGTTCAAGGACGCCTCGGTGTTCTTCAACGCGGCGGCAGAGGTCAAGCCGACGGTGCTGCGCCGCTGGCTCAAGAAGGCCGCGGCGATCCAGTGGGACTACAAGAACCTCGTGCGCAGCAAGGGCAAGCTCGCGCGGCTGAAGTAA
- a CDS encoding Hsp20/alpha crystallin family protein gives MSPLIKDAPASPTRELATMRNRIRRFFEEPFGLDFAMSPRADRRFDVLAWSPAVEASETPTEYVLTAELPGLSPENVEVAMAEGVLTLKGKKEEERRSQDAERTYHLWEREYGSFERIFRFPLEVAEDKVSAEFANGVLTVKVPKLQQQKAPPRTVPIAKR, from the coding sequence ATGTCACCACTCATCAAGGATGCGCCCGCGTCGCCGACCCGGGAGCTTGCGACGATGCGGAACCGGATCCGCCGGTTCTTCGAGGAACCGTTCGGGCTTGACTTCGCGATGAGCCCACGCGCCGATCGGCGCTTCGACGTGCTGGCTTGGTCGCCGGCAGTCGAGGCCTCGGAGACCCCGACGGAGTATGTCCTCACCGCCGAGCTTCCCGGCCTCTCACCGGAGAACGTCGAGGTGGCGATGGCGGAAGGGGTGCTCACGCTGAAGGGCAAGAAGGAGGAGGAGCGCCGCTCACAAGATGCGGAGCGGACGTATCACCTCTGGGAGCGTGAGTACGGCAGTTTCGAGCGGATCTTCCGGTTCCCGCTCGAGGTCGCGGAGGACAAGGTCTCCGCAGAATTCGCGAACGGCGTGCTGACGGTGAAGGTGCCGAAGCTGCAGCAGCAGAAGGCGCCGCCGCGCACGGTGCCGATCGCGAAGCGGTAG
- a CDS encoding AAA family ATPase encodes MKDTAAELELLIRSKYALLLLDTPELERADQLLATIASQQSLLFFSWSRSRGIRRGAQPGDPIIEKTAEPAAALARIPQEGVGVFHFRGLGAFLDDPVVASHVTDVVAHFGNRRGALVISGHGVHLPDSLRPHAVTLELPPPSFNDHRQLLERVIRELSAKMPVRVEITHEERTRLVNNLVGLTHTEAEKVITKLIMEDGALRANDVKRVAEAKRQVVEQDGLLEYWPAEQSLGEVAGLHGFKAWLAKRRAVVHDPQRAAQFGLGFPRGVLLLGVPGCGKSLCAKAVASEWGLPLLKLDPANLYDKYIGDSEKNFKRAMRTAERMAPIVLWIDELEKAFASGGDSDGGVSKRVFGTFLSWLQERQGDVFVMATSNDIAKLPPEFIRKGRFDEVFFVDLPKVAARSEIFRIHLQRRNQDPARFDLPALAQASEGFSGAEIEQVVVGGLYGAFSGNTALDTGALLHEISSTRPLSGTMWERIAELREWASTRTVAAD; translated from the coding sequence GTGAAAGATACGGCGGCCGAACTCGAGCTGCTCATCCGTTCCAAGTACGCGCTCCTGCTCCTCGACACACCGGAGCTCGAGCGCGCCGACCAGTTGCTGGCAACCATCGCCTCGCAGCAGTCGCTGCTGTTCTTCTCCTGGAGCCGCTCGCGGGGCATTCGCCGGGGCGCACAGCCGGGCGACCCGATCATCGAGAAGACGGCCGAGCCCGCCGCGGCGTTGGCGCGCATCCCGCAGGAGGGTGTCGGCGTCTTTCACTTTCGCGGCCTCGGTGCGTTTCTCGACGATCCGGTGGTGGCCAGCCACGTCACCGACGTGGTGGCGCACTTCGGCAACCGTCGCGGTGCGCTGGTGATTTCCGGGCACGGCGTGCACCTGCCGGACTCACTGCGACCGCACGCGGTGACGCTCGAGCTGCCGCCGCCGAGCTTCAACGACCATCGCCAGTTGCTCGAGCGCGTCATCCGCGAGCTCTCGGCCAAGATGCCGGTGCGCGTCGAGATCACGCACGAGGAACGCACGCGCCTCGTGAACAACCTCGTAGGCCTCACGCACACCGAGGCCGAGAAGGTCATCACCAAGCTGATAATGGAAGACGGCGCCCTGCGCGCCAACGACGTGAAGCGCGTGGCCGAGGCTAAGCGGCAGGTGGTGGAGCAGGACGGCCTGCTGGAATACTGGCCGGCCGAGCAATCGCTGGGCGAGGTCGCGGGGCTGCACGGCTTCAAGGCCTGGTTGGCCAAACGTCGCGCCGTGGTCCACGACCCGCAGCGGGCGGCGCAGTTCGGTCTCGGGTTCCCGCGCGGTGTGTTGCTCCTGGGCGTGCCGGGCTGCGGGAAGTCGCTCTGCGCCAAGGCCGTGGCCAGCGAATGGGGCCTGCCGCTGCTGAAGCTCGACCCGGCCAACCTCTACGACAAGTACATCGGCGACAGCGAGAAGAACTTCAAGCGCGCGATGCGCACCGCCGAGCGGATGGCGCCGATCGTGCTGTGGATTGACGAGCTCGAGAAGGCCTTCGCCAGTGGCGGCGACTCTGACGGCGGCGTCTCCAAGCGTGTGTTCGGCACCTTCCTGAGCTGGTTGCAGGAGCGCCAGGGCGACGTCTTCGTGATGGCGACGTCCAACGACATCGCCAAGCTGCCGCCGGAGTTCATCCGCAAAGGGCGCTTCGACGAAGTGTTCTTCGTGGACCTGCCCAAGGTGGCGGCGCGCTCCGAGATCTTCCGGATCCATCTGCAGCGCCGCAACCAGGATCCGGCCCGCTTCGACCTCCCCGCGCTCGCGCAGGCCAGTGAGGGCTTCAGCGGCGCCGAGATCGAGCAGGTGGTGGTGGGCGGCCTCTACGGCGCCTTCTCGGGCAACACCGCGCTCGACACCGGCGCGCTCCTGCACGAGATTTCGTCCACCCGACCGCTGTCAGGCACGATGTGGGAGCGGATCGCCGAGTTGCGGGAATGGGCCTCGACGCGCACCGTCGCGGCCGACTGA
- a CDS encoding TolC family protein — translation MTRAIRPVAAVLLLWAVPLWAQAPLRFSLADAVARAQRESHAAKAAAATRDAARARDRAFGAGLLPQLALTGNAPSYNRSIIPVIDPVTGQTVYREQEQNEASANMALTQRLPVLGGDLFVSSALSRLDRGGSINDRLWNSTPLLLGIRQDIFRPNRLRWDSREQDLRADIAERAYLEAMEDIAVQATNTFFDYYTAQLQLVNAETNAAVNDTLYTLNRGRFEVGRLGENELLQSELALLRAQVALDGARLERDRTLAALRLALNLPVGTALEVVVDADVPELRADTTLAVQQALRNRATIADLHLQETQADRRVAEARYGTGAGATLQASMGFNQTSLGGVGDVYRDLGEAQRVTLAVSVPLVQWGGRTAQMQAAKLDGERVEHAGRQTREQTAQEAHFAALQLALTRRQLAIAAKADTVGAKRFDVAKNRYVIGRIGPDILYQAQTEKDQALLQYLQSLRGYWVAYYRLRRVTMYDFVAERPIR, via the coding sequence ATGACACGAGCGATTCGGCCGGTGGCGGCCGTCCTGCTGCTCTGGGCCGTGCCGCTATGGGCGCAGGCCCCGTTGCGATTCTCTCTCGCGGATGCGGTGGCGCGGGCGCAGCGCGAGAGCCACGCGGCCAAGGCGGCGGCGGCGACGCGGGACGCGGCGCGGGCTCGGGACCGCGCATTCGGTGCCGGCCTGCTGCCCCAGCTCGCGCTGACCGGGAACGCGCCCTCCTACAACCGCTCCATCATCCCCGTCATTGACCCGGTCACGGGCCAGACGGTCTACCGTGAGCAGGAGCAGAACGAGGCCTCGGCGAATATGGCGCTGACGCAGCGCCTGCCCGTGTTGGGCGGAGACCTGTTCGTGAGCTCCGCCCTCTCGCGCCTCGATCGAGGTGGCAGCATCAACGACCGGCTTTGGAACTCGACGCCGCTCTTGCTGGGCATCCGGCAGGATATTTTCCGGCCGAATCGCCTGCGATGGGACTCCCGGGAGCAGGACCTGCGGGCCGACATCGCCGAGCGCGCGTACCTCGAGGCGATGGAAGATATCGCCGTGCAGGCGACCAATACGTTCTTCGACTACTACACGGCACAACTGCAGTTGGTGAACGCCGAAACGAACGCGGCAGTGAACGACACCCTATATACGCTCAACCGCGGGCGCTTCGAGGTCGGGCGCCTCGGAGAGAACGAGCTCCTACAGAGCGAACTCGCGCTGCTGCGCGCGCAGGTGGCGCTCGACGGCGCCCGGTTGGAGCGGGACCGGACCTTGGCGGCCTTGCGTCTCGCGCTGAACCTGCCAGTCGGTACGGCGCTCGAGGTCGTCGTGGATGCGGACGTTCCCGAACTGCGTGCTGATACGACGCTCGCCGTGCAACAGGCCCTTCGGAATCGTGCGACCATCGCCGACTTGCACCTGCAGGAGACGCAGGCGGACCGGCGCGTTGCGGAAGCGCGCTACGGCACCGGTGCCGGCGCCACCCTGCAAGCGTCGATGGGGTTCAATCAGACTTCACTAGGCGGCGTCGGCGACGTGTATCGCGACCTCGGCGAAGCGCAGCGCGTCACACTCGCCGTGTCCGTGCCCCTGGTACAGTGGGGCGGTCGCACCGCGCAGATGCAAGCGGCCAAGCTCGACGGCGAGCGCGTTGAGCACGCCGGGCGTCAGACCCGCGAACAGACCGCACAGGAGGCACATTTCGCCGCCCTCCAGCTCGCGCTCACACGCCGGCAACTGGCTATTGCGGCGAAGGCTGACACGGTCGGCGCCAAGCGCTTCGACGTGGCCAAGAACCGCTATGTCATCGGGCGCATCGGGCCGGACATCCTGTACCAAGCGCAGACGGAGAAGGACCAGGCCCTGCTGCAGTACCTGCAGTCATTGCGCGGATACTGGGTGGCGTACTATCGGCTCCGGCGCGTCACGATGTATGATTTCGTCGCCGAGCGTCCGATTCGCTGA
- a CDS encoding MFS transporter yields MTRSNTPALGAIALATFLTLVPITLLVPGLTELVVDRHGGTRFQAHLFVSLNQLAGIVAVPVAMALHRRWPQTRRWVMGLLALDAVSFVGMGASTTLAGLFAWRALDGIAHLPAVTFLMIAANRSGGERRGASLGLVAGALMVGVGVGAPLGGLLIDRDPLSVYRVGAVLLLLASVTGAFVPESAAPARDPQARYRWDRRRLVSWMPLAYGFADRFLIGIFVSTFTLFLTEVHGVGAATRGMLMSLFLLPFAVLSWPAGKLADRVGWFWPLIGANVAFGGVYALYGFLPMSLLPWAMIASGVLSALMFAPSLVLVSDFAKRGAGEGLFGSFQVAGSFGFLTGPLVGGTLVEVLRRADGAPAWSTIFTGVGLLLSAFGLFSWRVLGPIARSDRLPDPPGRRGGVVNVPVLAPSVDSRGNAFTRTVATGLMRIFGWRFTGEPIPDVKKMVLIVAPHTSNWDFCVGVMAKYAIGLRGTFLGKDTLFRFPLGLLMRWLGGIPVDRFSKQDVVTQTAELVQQRERVTIALSPEGTRKATPRWRSGFWWIAHKAQIPIVPVAFDFSTRSIHIHPPFATTGDPDRDIQTLRALYTPQMAFDPRKYIP; encoded by the coding sequence GTGACGCGCTCGAATACCCCGGCGCTGGGCGCTATCGCGCTCGCGACGTTCCTGACGCTGGTCCCCATCACGCTGCTGGTCCCCGGGCTCACCGAGCTCGTGGTCGACCGGCACGGCGGGACGCGGTTCCAGGCGCACCTGTTCGTCTCGCTCAACCAGTTGGCCGGCATCGTCGCCGTGCCCGTCGCGATGGCCCTGCACCGTCGCTGGCCGCAGACGCGGCGCTGGGTGATGGGCCTGCTGGCGCTCGACGCCGTCTCGTTCGTCGGGATGGGCGCGTCGACGACGCTGGCGGGGCTCTTCGCCTGGCGCGCGCTCGACGGCATCGCGCACCTGCCGGCGGTGACCTTCCTGATGATTGCCGCCAACCGCAGCGGCGGGGAGCGTCGCGGGGCGTCGCTGGGTTTGGTGGCCGGCGCGCTGATGGTCGGCGTCGGTGTCGGCGCACCGTTGGGCGGCCTCTTGATCGACCGCGATCCGCTCAGCGTGTATCGCGTCGGCGCGGTGCTGCTGCTGCTCGCGTCCGTGACCGGCGCGTTCGTCCCCGAGTCTGCCGCGCCCGCGCGCGACCCGCAGGCGCGGTATCGCTGGGACCGCCGCCGCCTCGTGAGCTGGATGCCGCTGGCGTATGGCTTCGCCGACCGCTTCTTGATCGGCATCTTCGTCTCGACGTTCACGCTGTTCCTGACCGAGGTGCACGGCGTCGGTGCCGCCACGCGCGGAATGCTGATGTCCTTGTTCCTGCTGCCCTTCGCCGTGCTGAGTTGGCCGGCCGGCAAGCTCGCTGACCGCGTCGGCTGGTTCTGGCCACTCATCGGCGCCAACGTGGCCTTCGGCGGCGTGTACGCGCTGTATGGCTTCCTGCCGATGTCACTGCTGCCTTGGGCGATGATCGCCAGCGGCGTACTCAGCGCGCTGATGTTCGCCCCGAGCCTCGTGCTCGTCAGCGACTTCGCGAAGCGCGGCGCAGGGGAAGGCCTCTTCGGCAGCTTCCAGGTGGCGGGCTCGTTCGGCTTCCTCACCGGCCCGCTCGTCGGCGGCACGCTGGTGGAAGTGCTGCGACGCGCCGACGGCGCGCCGGCCTGGTCGACGATCTTCACCGGCGTCGGCCTGTTGCTCTCGGCGTTCGGCCTGTTCAGCTGGCGCGTGCTCGGCCCCATCGCGCGCAGCGACCGCCTGCCCGACCCGCCCGGACGCCGCGGGGGCGTGGTCAACGTCCCCGTGCTCGCGCCGAGCGTGGACTCGCGCGGCAATGCCTTCACGCGCACCGTCGCCACTGGGCTGATGCGGATCTTCGGGTGGAGGTTCACCGGCGAGCCCATCCCCGACGTGAAGAAGATGGTGCTCATCGTCGCGCCGCACACCTCCAACTGGGACTTCTGCGTCGGCGTGATGGCCAAATACGCCATCGGCCTGCGCGGTACATTCCTCGGCAAGGACACGCTGTTCCGTTTTCCGCTGGGCCTGTTGATGCGCTGGCTGGGCGGTATCCCGGTGGACCGTTTCAGCAAGCAGGACGTCGTGACCCAGACCGCCGAGCTCGTGCAGCAGCGCGAGCGCGTGACCATCGCGCTCTCGCCCGAGGGCACGCGCAAAGCCACGCCGCGCTGGCGCTCCGGCTTCTGGTGGATCGCGCACAAGGCCCAGATACCCATCGTGCCGGTGGCGTTCGACTTCTCCACGCGCTCTATTCATATCCATCCGCCGTTCGCGACCACCGGCGACCCCGACCGCGACATCCAGACGCTGCGCGCGCTCTACACACCGCAGATGGCCTTCGACCCGAGGAAGTACATCCCGTGA
- a CDS encoding c-type cytochrome has product MNRLLKWIGYAAASLTVLVLVAATAAYAMSERTIRARYTIDAPLFAQPLPNDSATIAEGERIARTRGCFACHGDALQGGVFFSEPNVATVVAPNLTRLVPTRSDAELERALRHGVRGDSTSLFTMPAEMLRSLTDDDLARLLAFLRSLPSTDGMDGALQLGPLGRVGVALGQFRPSRYYVETETPLPPPSDTTLRTGHYAAITMCTECHGHEMQGVDGSPSLPGILPAYTLEEFTHLMRSGEAKGGRELPMMSGVSRNRFAHLTADEMEGLFRYLRALGESSGAP; this is encoded by the coding sequence GTGAACCGTCTGCTGAAGTGGATCGGCTACGCCGCCGCATCGTTGACCGTGCTCGTGCTGGTCGCGGCGACGGCAGCCTACGCGATGTCAGAGCGGACGATTCGTGCGCGATACACAATCGATGCGCCCCTGTTCGCACAACCGCTGCCGAACGATTCGGCGACCATCGCCGAAGGCGAACGCATCGCGCGCACCCGTGGTTGCTTCGCCTGCCACGGCGACGCGTTGCAGGGCGGCGTGTTCTTCTCCGAGCCGAATGTCGCCACGGTGGTCGCACCGAACCTGACCCGCCTCGTGCCCACGCGCTCGGACGCCGAGCTGGAGCGGGCGCTGCGCCACGGCGTCCGGGGCGATTCGACGTCGCTCTTCACGATGCCCGCGGAGATGCTCCGCTCGCTCACCGACGACGACCTCGCGCGCCTGCTGGCCTTCCTGCGATCGTTGCCGAGCACGGACGGGATGGACGGCGCACTCCAACTCGGTCCGCTCGGACGCGTCGGTGTCGCGCTTGGGCAGTTCCGCCCGTCGCGCTACTACGTCGAGACGGAGACGCCGCTGCCCCCGCCCAGCGACACCACGCTGCGCACCGGGCACTACGCCGCCATCACGATGTGCACGGAATGCCACGGCCACGAGATGCAAGGCGTCGATGGCTCCCCGTCGCTGCCGGGCATCCTGCCGGCCTACACGTTGGAGGAGTTCACGCACTTGATGCGCTCCGGCGAGGCCAAGGGCGGACGTGAGCTCCCAATGATGAGCGGCGTCTCGCGCAACCGCTTCGCCCACCTGACCGCCGATGAGATGGAAGGGCTCTTCCGCTATCTTCGGGCGCTGGGTGAGAGCTCGGGTGCACCGTAG
- a CDS encoding type II secretion system F family protein codes for MKTSIAAVMRAFDDGRDRSEFYRGWRMGLSAGLTHPAILSKTVARGGATGAIRDHLLAGTSKGKDIASLVRAAPKLFEPFEAALLRMGEESGQLAEMLTHLADFHQRQYRMILQVKKWMTYPMFLTLFAVWVAPLPLIFYGQVKAYFTIVALGLVGWFAGGGVVLAGLAQRYQRRSQFVRARFARTLALCIEAGLPLPRAAMLAAESSGDPQLYAHVRRFGERALASQPLSVTLRGSPILTPELDAALQVAESTGDFGSSLGRLADLYEDGFK; via the coding sequence GTGAAGACGTCGATCGCCGCGGTGATGCGCGCCTTCGACGACGGGCGCGACCGCTCCGAGTTCTATCGTGGCTGGCGGATGGGGCTCAGCGCCGGGCTGACCCACCCAGCGATCCTCTCCAAGACCGTCGCGCGCGGCGGGGCGACCGGCGCGATCCGCGATCATCTCCTCGCCGGCACGTCGAAGGGCAAGGACATCGCCAGCCTGGTGCGTGCCGCGCCGAAGCTGTTCGAGCCCTTCGAGGCCGCGCTGCTGCGAATGGGCGAAGAATCCGGACAGTTGGCGGAAATGCTCACGCATCTCGCCGACTTTCACCAGCGGCAGTACCGGATGATCCTGCAGGTGAAGAAGTGGATGACCTACCCGATGTTCCTCACGCTGTTCGCGGTGTGGGTCGCGCCGCTGCCCTTGATCTTCTACGGCCAGGTAAAGGCGTACTTCACGATCGTGGCGCTCGGCTTGGTGGGTTGGTTCGCCGGCGGCGGGGTCGTGCTGGCCGGGCTGGCACAACGATACCAGCGGCGGTCGCAGTTCGTGCGGGCGCGATTTGCGCGCACGCTGGCCCTATGCATCGAGGCCGGCCTGCCACTGCCACGCGCGGCAATGCTGGCAGCCGAATCGTCGGGGGACCCGCAGCTGTACGCGCACGTGCGGCGATTCGGCGAGCGGGCCTTGGCCTCGCAGCCGCTGAGCGTGACGCTGCGCGGCAGCCCGATTCTCACGCCGGAGCTCGATGCGGCGCTGCAGGTGGCCGAGTCCACTGGGGATTTTGGTAGCTCGCTGGGCCGGCTGGCCGACCTTTATGAGGATGGCTTCAAGTAG
- a CDS encoding DUF1801 domain-containing protein, with translation MAEAKTKPTNASVAQYIKSRATPQQAKDCKQLTAMLRRVTGKSPKMWGPSIVGFGVYTYTYATGRTGDWPVAGFAIRGKDLVVYVMAETAKNRALLPKLGKYRIGKSCLYFKQLTDVNLTVLERIVAESVAELKRRYP, from the coding sequence ATGGCCGAAGCCAAGACCAAACCCACCAACGCCAGCGTCGCGCAGTACATCAAGTCCCGAGCGACGCCCCAGCAGGCGAAGGACTGCAAGCAGCTCACCGCGATGCTCCGCCGCGTCACCGGGAAGTCCCCGAAGATGTGGGGGCCGAGCATCGTCGGGTTCGGCGTGTACACGTACACCTATGCCACGGGGCGCACGGGCGACTGGCCGGTGGCGGGATTCGCCATCCGCGGAAAGGACCTCGTGGTCTACGTGATGGCCGAGACCGCGAAGAACCGGGCACTTCTGCCCAAGCTCGGCAAGTACCGGATCGGTAAGTCTTGCCTGTATTTCAAGCAGTTGACCGACGTGAATCTCACCGTGCTCGAGCGCATCGTGGCCGAGTCGGTGGCCGAGCTCAAGCGTCGCTATCCATAA
- a CDS encoding ABC transporter permease: MTTRSSCCGVCRPGIKCCWCHRRIRIGSRPCACQGRLAARQPPQATRRPRRDPFRPVPEGGRWTARGQAFAAHALFALRTALEAVAHNRLRAGLTSLGILFGVASVIAMLAIGRGAEAEILEQMKLLGANNVLVAPYVEQQEGAAEEEDARQAKRFTPGLTYLDAEAIRAHVPGVDAVSAEIVLNTSITREGRRRSGRVVGVDSAYFRLLNMQLARGSHFTAEQMAQGRPVAIIGHGVRTRFFTTEDPIGRPIKVGETWLTVVGVLADRQVAGENTERLGLRDIGMDVFVPVQSLLLRYRNRALVTQAQIELASRPAGAPTAETEEPPAEVRAERSNQNQLDRIVVRVADSRQVPQVADVVRRMLTRRHNGVVDFEVTVPELLLKQEQRAKTIFNVVLGAIASISLIVGGIGIMNIMLASILERIREIGVRRAMGATQRDILAQFLAEAVLISVAGGVAGIAVGTALSVGIQHLAGIRTMVSGVSVAVAFGVSLTVGLVFGIVPAWRAARQDPVVCLRYE, encoded by the coding sequence ATGACAACGAGGTCGTCGTGCTGCGGGGTGTGTCGGCCGGGGATCAAGTGCTGCTGGTGCCACCGCCGAATCCGGATCGGCTCTCGGCCGTGCGCTTGCCAGGGTCGACTCGCGGCGCGCCAGCCGCCGCAGGCGACACGGCGACCACGACGCGATCCGTTCCGCCCGGTGCCTGAGGGCGGCCGCTGGACGGCGCGCGGCCAGGCATTCGCCGCGCACGCGCTGTTTGCGTTGCGCACGGCCCTCGAGGCCGTGGCGCACAATCGCCTGCGCGCCGGCCTGACCTCGCTCGGCATCCTGTTCGGCGTGGCCTCCGTCATCGCGATGCTCGCGATCGGACGCGGCGCCGAAGCCGAGATTCTGGAGCAGATGAAGCTATTGGGCGCCAACAACGTGCTCGTCGCGCCCTATGTCGAACAGCAGGAGGGCGCCGCTGAGGAGGAGGACGCGCGACAGGCGAAGCGCTTCACACCGGGACTCACGTACCTCGATGCCGAAGCGATTCGTGCCCACGTGCCGGGCGTCGATGCGGTCAGTGCGGAGATCGTCCTCAACACGTCCATCACGCGCGAAGGCCGCCGCCGGTCGGGGCGCGTCGTCGGCGTTGACAGCGCGTACTTCCGCCTGCTCAATATGCAGTTGGCCCGCGGCAGCCACTTTACGGCCGAGCAGATGGCGCAGGGGCGGCCCGTCGCCATCATCGGCCACGGCGTCCGTACTCGCTTCTTCACGACCGAGGACCCCATTGGCAGGCCCATCAAAGTCGGAGAGACCTGGCTCACGGTGGTGGGCGTGCTGGCGGACCGACAAGTGGCCGGCGAGAACACCGAGCGGCTCGGCCTCCGCGACATCGGAATGGACGTCTTCGTCCCGGTCCAATCGCTGCTGCTGCGCTACCGTAACCGCGCCCTTGTGACCCAGGCGCAGATCGAGTTGGCCAGTCGCCCGGCGGGCGCCCCCACGGCCGAGACAGAGGAACCGCCCGCCGAAGTGCGCGCCGAGCGCTCAAACCAGAACCAGTTGGACCGAATCGTGGTGCGCGTGGCGGACTCGCGGCAGGTACCGCAGGTTGCCGACGTCGTGCGCCGGATGCTGACGCGCCGCCACAACGGCGTCGTGGACTTCGAGGTGACCGTGCCGGAGCTGCTGCTCAAGCAGGAGCAGCGCGCCAAGACCATCTTCAACGTGGTACTCGGCGCCATCGCGAGCATCTCCCTGATCGTTGGCGGCATCGGCATTATGAACATTATGCTGGCCTCGATCCTCGAGCGGATCCGGGAGATTGGCGTGCGCCGCGCGATGGGCGCGACGCAACGGGACATCCTTGCGCAGTTCCTTGCCGAGGCGGTGTTGATCAGCGTCGCCGGCGGGGTGGCGGGAATCGCGGTCGGCACGGCGCTCAGCGTCGGCATCCAGCACCTCGCCGGGATCCGGACGATGGTGTCGGGCGTCTCCGTGGCGGTGGCCTTCGGGGTCTCGCTGACGGTGGGGTTGGTGTTCGGCATCGTCCCTGCTTGGCGCGCGGCGCGGCAGGACCCGGTGGTCTGCCTTCGATACGAGTGA
- a CDS encoding sugar phosphate isomerase/epimerase, whose protein sequence is MLRSLGAAALAASALPRALRAFPASRALDGVGVQLYTLRNEMRADPEGTLREIARLGYQEIEWWGDWGRSPSVLRSQLDALSLKAPAWHVPVEALQPERIDATIATAQAMGHKHLIVAWTAPAQRSAEGFGRLGALLSAAGRQASAHGIRTGYHNHDFEFERIGEQTRWDLLLATSDPAYVDIELDCFWAFKAGHDPVQLLQRHRDRITHLHLKDSAGPPDHRQMDVGHGVIDWRRLLSVALEGRVRNVFVEHDEPADAWATVAAGREYLRRLGY, encoded by the coding sequence ATGCTTCGTTCCCTCGGTGCCGCGGCGCTTGCCGCCAGCGCCCTCCCCCGCGCGCTGCGCGCCTTCCCGGCTTCGCGGGCGCTCGACGGCGTGGGCGTGCAGTTGTACACGCTGCGCAACGAGATGCGGGCGGATCCGGAAGGGACGCTGCGCGAAATCGCAAGACTCGGGTACCAGGAGATCGAGTGGTGGGGCGACTGGGGCCGCTCGCCTTCTGTGCTGCGCTCGCAGCTCGACGCCCTCAGCCTCAAGGCGCCGGCGTGGCACGTACCTGTCGAGGCGCTGCAGCCTGAGCGTATTGATGCCACGATCGCGACGGCGCAGGCGATGGGCCACAAGCATCTGATTGTCGCGTGGACCGCACCTGCCCAGCGCAGCGCCGAGGGCTTTGGGCGACTCGGCGCCCTCCTCAGCGCCGCCGGCCGTCAGGCCAGCGCCCACGGGATCCGCACCGGATACCACAATCACGACTTTGAGTTCGAGCGCATCGGCGAGCAGACGCGCTGGGACCTGCTGCTCGCGACCAGCGATCCCGCGTACGTGGACATCGAGCTCGACTGCTTCTGGGCGTTCAAGGCCGGGCACGACCCGGTCCAGTTGCTGCAGCGGCATCGCGATCGCATCACGCACCTGCACCTGAAGGATTCCGCGGGCCCGCCGGATCACCGGCAGATGGACGTCGGGCACGGTGTGATCGACTGGCGACGGCTGCTGTCGGTGGCGTTGGAGGGGCGGGTGCGCAACGTGTTCGTGGAGCACGACGAGCCGGCGGATGCGTGGGCGACGGTGGCGGCGGGGCGCGAGTATTTGCGACGGCTCGGGTACTGA